The Christiangramia forsetii KT0803 DNA segment CAATGACTTTAAGCCATAAAGCCCAATCCTGGCGCTTTGGAATATCAGGACAATAGACCTTCCCCAAAATACTAACATTATAAATACCCGTTAGATTTCCCACATAATTTGCCTTTAGCAACTTATCGTAATCTAGCACCGGCAACGCCTGAATCTTCTTCTGAAGACTTGCTCCTTTTTCATTAATGAGTTCGTAACTGGAAAAACAGGCCGCAACATTTGGTTTAGAAAGCACTTTTAGCTGTTTTTCCAGCTTTTGGGGTTTCCATTGGTCGTCTGCATCAAGAAATGCAATAAAGTTCCCTGAGGCAGCTTTAATTCCTTTATTCCTGCTATGATGCGTTCCAGCATTAGTAGAATTTTTAAGTAATTTGATGCGTTCATCTTCGGAAGAAAATTTTTGAACGATCTGTTTTGTAGTGTCAGAAGAAGCATCATCAATAATAAGAAGCTCCCAGTTGGGATAGGTTTGACGAATTACAGACTGGATAGATTCAGTAATAAACACCTCCGAATTATATGCAGGCATTATAACTGAAACCAGTCCCCTATCTTCCATGCTACCGTCTAATGTGTTTTGAAAAGTCTTTATGTTCCCTTTTTTCTAATTCATCTTGACTCAGACCTCTAAAATAGTCATACGTAATCCTCATTCCCTCAGCTCTGGAGATTTTAGGCTCCCAATCGAGGATCTCTCTAGCCCTGGATATATCCGGCTGTCTTTGCATGGGATCATCCTTTGGAAGTTCTTCAAAAACAATTTTTTGATCTGTCCCCGTAAGTCTAATGATTTCATCGGCAAAATCCAAAATACTAATCTCATCGGGATTTCCAATATTTACAGGTTCAGAATAATCACTTAAAAGAAGTCTATAAATTCCTTCTACCTGGTCGTCTACAAAACAAAAAGACCGGGTTTGTGAACCATCACCAAAAACAGTAAGATCTTCTCCCCTTAAGGCCTGCCCAATAAAAGCAGGAATTACTCTACCGTCATTTAGTCGCATACGGGGCCCGTAAGTGTTGAATATTCTGGCAATTCTTGTCTCCAGACCATGAAATCTATGGTAAGCCATAGTTATTGATTCCTGAAAACGTTTTGCTTCATCATAAACCCCGCGAGGTCCAATGGCATTTACGTTTCCATAATATTCTTCATTTTGAGGATGCACCAATGGATCTCCATACACTTCAGAAGTAGAGGCGATAAGAATTCTCGCGTTCTTCTCTTTGGCTAAACCAAGACAATGATGTGTCCCGAAAGATCCAACTTTTAAGGTTTGGATTGGGATTTTTAGATAATCAATAGGACTGGCCGGGGAAGCAAAATGTAAAATATAATCCAGGTTTCCCGCTACATGTACAAACTTGGTAATATCATGATGATGGAACTCGAAATTTTGCATTTTCATCAAGTGTTCAATATTCTTGAGATCCCCGGTAATGAGATTATCCATCCCAATAACTTCATAACCTTCTTTTAAAAACCGGTCACAAAGGTGAGAACCTAAAAAACCTGCCGCACCTGTTATTAATATTCTCTTAGCCATTTAAATTCCAATTATTACCCCTCGTTGATAAGATTAAAAAGACTTTCTTTCCAGTTGTCTATAGGCCCAAATTGCTCTGTAAACTTTTCCTTGGAAAGAACACTATATTCAGGTCTTTCTGCCAAGGTCTTAAAAAATCCTGTCTTATTCAATTGAACCTGATCCATTTTTCCTGAATAATTAAGAATTTCAGCGGCAAAATCATACCAGGTGGCTTGTCCTTCATTGCTAAAATGATATAATCCAAAATCCTGAGATTCTGAACTGATCATTTTCAAGACAAATTTAGCAAGATCGTTGGCATTGGTTGGAGTTCCAATTTGAGAAGTGGTAATATTCAATTCGGCTTTTTCCTCTACTTTCCTAAGAATTGTTCGGAAAAAATTATGACCAAATTCAGAGTATAACCAGGAGGTTCTAAGAATAAAATATTGCTCCATTGTGGATTGAATTTCCTCTTCCCCTTTCAATTTTGAAGCGCCATATACATTAATGGGATCAACCTCATCTATCTCTTTATACGGTTTTTGAGATTGTCCGTTAAAAACATAGTCTGTAGAAAAATGAAATAAAACAGCTCCGTGTTTTTTACAAATTTCAGCAATATTCTTAGTGCCTTCAGCATTTACAGAGAATGCTTTTTCCTCTTCATTTTCTGCCTGTTCAACATTGGTATAGGCAGCCGTATTAATACAGAAATCAATTTGATGCTTTTGAAAGAACTGCTCCAGGGCATCTTTTGAAGTGATATCGAGCTCACCGGAAGAACAAAAGAAAAATTTAAAATTGGAGAAGTTTTGCGTTTGCTTTTGAAAACATTGTCCTAACTGACCATTCGCGCCTGTTACTAAAATTGTTTTCATGCAAAGGTTTGTTTAAAAGTTGGTAAGACCCTGTCTTTTTCAGATAATATCATTTCCCTTTCCGGGAAGTTCCAGTTAATATTTAGATCTGGATCGTTAAATATAATTCCCGCTTCAGAACCAGGGGTATAATATTGATCGCACTTATAAGCAAAAACAGATTTTTCAGAAAGCGTAAGAAACCCATGTCCAAAACCTGTTGGAACATACAACTGATTTAAATTTTGGTCATCAAGAATGGTTGAAAACGTCTTTTTAAATGTTGGAGAATCTGGACGTAGATCAACAACCACATCCAAAACTTTCCCGTAAATCACTCTTACAATTTTTGTCTGGGCAAATTCACCTTTTTGATAATGCATTCCTCGAAGCACCCCAAATTGGGAAACTGACTGATTATCCTGAACAAACTCCTCATCTATCCCCGAAAGCTCTGCAAAGCGCTTGCGTTGATAGGTCTCCAGGAAAATCCCCCGATGATCTTCAAAAATTCTAGGTTTTATAAGAAAACAATCTTTTAAAGGCGTTTCTTCTACCTGCATAATATCTATTTAAGAATTAAAAATCTGTTCCAGGATCTTTTCAGTAATTAAATAAGTGGGTTTCACTCCTGACGTTCCAAGACCTCCTGAAGCTAGCGTACTTCCTGTTTCTAATGGATTATCTGAAGCGTAATAAGCATATCTCACCTTTATATTTTCATCTATACTCCCTCTTAATCTTGAAGCGGCTTGAATCGCTTTCTGGTAATGTGCACCTTCCATTTCCAGTCCGCAAACATTCCAGGTTGAATCATGGAAAAACCTTAGAATATCTTTATTCTGAAGAGAGGTTCCCAAAACCGTGATCATAGCGCCATCAACTACTTTAATGCCATGACCTTCAAGATCTGATTTTTTCAACTGATTTTCAAAAGGATAATTATCTGCTGTTCCTTCAAAAAGGTGAGCATCCGGGATCATAATATCCCCTTTTCCACCTTCCAAAATACCAGCTTTACCCATGATTGAAATAGACTTCACATTAATTTTCACCTCTTTATCTTCATGTACAAAAGGTTTTAGAAGTTCATCCATTGTTTCGTAAGCCTGTTCCCCAAAAGCATAATCCATCACGATTATCACTGGTTTTTCTTCCTTTTTCAGGTCGCTGAATTTAGTTCCGGTAAATCCATCTTCGAGCTTGGCGGTATCAAAAACCTGCACATCTATATTGGTTCCGCTTTTATCTTCAATAAAATACATCCCCTTATCCAGAGCAGTTTTTGTCACTTTATTTCTTAAAGATCCATTCCCACTATCACTTAATTCTTCATAAATATCCAGCGACTTCTTTTTCTTTAATTCCGTTTTAAGTGCGCATGGCGTGTACAGAGTATTCATAACACTGTGCATATTCGCAGAAATTATATGAATTGGCCTATCCATCAGCTTATTTTCAATAAGTTTTAATTTTATATCATTAGACCAGATTTCTCCATGAATATGATGTCCTAAGCGTTCTCTTAAAACCGGGCTAAAAGTGATGATTCTTTTTTCATTTTGAATAGCTTCACGAATAGCCATTTTTCCAAGCGACCAAACCACATTTAAAAAACGGTCAGGATTCTCTGGAGTAGAGAATTTTGGATAAAGCTTGCTAATTTCATGAAAAGTCCTTCCCAAGATACTTGCTGTATGTGTTAGGGCCACTTCTCGCTGTGCCTGCGTTAATTTTTCAGATTGAGTCACCGCAACTTCCAATTTTTCCCAGTCCCGGTTTACGCTGCCATCTTCATCTATCAAGACTCTTTTCATGATCTTATGAGATTCAATAAAAAGAAAAGTGAGATGGGTAAGAATATCATAGATCTCAGATCTGCCACGAGTGATCTCAATATTCATTTGCTCCTCGTCAATTCTATAGCAATTTCTTCTTCTTTTAGGTGGAATAATCGGCTTAAAATGGGAATTCCCATAACCTTCGTCGCTGGTAAGATTAATGAATCTGCACTCCTCTATACCATGAGGCAGCCTGTCTATTACGTATAATAAACCTTCGAGCTCTGCCTTTTCATTGGCGATGGAGCCATAGATCTCCGGACGTAGTGTGAGTAATGATTCTCTAAGAGTTTCTCCTGAAACACCCATTGGTTTATAGAAACCTCTGTTAAAAAGGTGTCTCATGGTAATATACATGCGTTCAATAGCACCAGAACTTTCCTGTGCTCTTGTTCTGCCCTGTAGTTTTAATATAGACATAGTAATTTTTTATATAATCTCTTTAAGTTTATCTGCTATTTTCCGATCATTAGAAAGCCTTGGGAGCTTATTCTGGCCTCCAAGTTTACCTATAGACTTCATATACTGCTGAAAGGCATTCTGCGGAACCTGGGTAACTTTAAGCCTTTGAAGAATATTCCCTTCAATAAGATCAAGATAATAGGAATTTTGCTTCTGTAAAGACCTGTCGATAATTTCAGCAAATTTATTCAAATCTTGCGGTTTCTGTTCAAATTCTACAAACCATTCGTGAAATGGCAGTTCTTCGCCTTCCGGGTTAATTTGTGGCGCTACTGTAAATTCAGTAATTGCAGCGTCTGTTTCAGCAACTGCTTCCTGCATAGCCTCTTCAACTTCTTTTGCAATAACATGTTCCCCAAAGGCCGAAATAAAATGCTTAATTCTACCCGAAACAATGACCCGGTAAGGTTTATCTGAAGTAAATTGAATAGTATCTCCAATATTATAGCCCCAAAGCCCGGCAGTAGAAGAAATGATCATCACATAATTGACTCCTATCTCAACATCTTTTAATAATAGCCTTTTTGGGTCTTTATCATAAAATTCATCGGCTTTAATAAACTCATAAAATATTCCGGAATCCAGCTGAAGCAACATTCCCTTTTCATCCTGTCTGTCCTGAAAAGCAAAAAAGCCTTCTGAAGCAGGATAAAGTTCTATACTATCCACTTTTCGGCCAATGAGGTTTTCAAATTTTGATCGATAAGGCTCATAATTTACTCCCCCGTAGATGAAGAGGTCGAAATTCGGGAAAATATCGCCTACCTTTTTTCCTGTTTTATCAATAAGCCTTTCAAAATACATCTGGACCCAGGATGGAATTCCGCTAATTACAGACATATCTTCCTTTACCGTTTCCTCAACAATCGCGTCTACCTTATCTTCCCAATCTTCGATACAGTTAGTCTCCCAGCTGGGCATTCTGTTTTTCTGAAGATATCCGGGAACATAATGCGCTACAATCCCTGAAAGCCGGCCCAGTTTCACTCCATTTTTCTCATCCAGCTCCGGACTTCCCTGAAGAAATATCATTTTCCCATCTACAAATTTTGACTTCCCGGTGTCTTCAATATAACAAAGAATCGCATTTCTGGCGGCATTGATATGCGTGGGCATTGATTCTTTTGTAAGCGGAATATATTTAGCGCCGCTAGTGGTACCCGATGTTTTTGCATAATACAAAGGTTTCCCGGGCCAGAGAATATCCTCCTGCCCTTCAACCATCAAATCTACATATGGTTTAAGCTCTTCATAATCCCGTATTGGTACATTTTGAATAAAATCTAAATGGGTGCTGATTTTATTGAAATTATGCTCTTTTCCGAATTTAGTATTTTTCGCTTTCTTTATAAGCTCCTGAAAAACTTTATCCTGAGTTTCATAAGGTCTGGAAGCCCAATGATCTATCTTTTTCCGAATGTATGATGCAAATATTTTAGCTGCGAAAGACTTTATAGACATAGGTTATTTAAAATCAATATATTCTGAAGGATCTACTGGATTTCCTTCATTCCAAAGTTCAAAATGTAAATGAGGACCGGTAGTTAATTCTCCCGTATTCCCAGCGGTAGCAACCACTTCCCCTCCGCTTACCATATCCCCCTGGGACTTGGTGAGTGAAGCATTGTGCTTATAAACAGAAAGCAGTCCGTAGCTATGCTCTATAATGATCACATAACCGGTTTCGGCAGTCCATTCTGCAAAGATTACCCTACCGTCAGCCACAGATTTAATGGGGGAATTTCGTGTAGTCACTATATCTACCGCAAAATGTTTATTTTCAATATTATATGGATCTGAAATAGATCCCTTAACCGGAGGAAAAAGGGAGAAATTAATATTATCTGTGGCCGTAGGTAAAATATTGTATTTATCTTCCTGAGCCACTTCTTCCCTTAACAATGAATCTGCCTTAATCCTATTGATTTCTTCATATTCAATATCTGAAATTGGTTCACTTAATAAAGAGTCCCTGTTTAATTTATCCAGATCTAGTTCACCCGTTAACGCGCTCTTGATAGAGGTTAAATATTGATCGTTTAAACGAATTACATTCTGAAGGGAATCTGAAGTATAAGAAAGATTGGTCGCTCTTTCCTTAAGCTCAGCAGAAGAGTACCCCGGAATATACTCACGTAAGGGTGTAAATGCAATTAAAACAGTTGTTGCCGCGATTAAAAAGATCACAGATAATCCTACAGCCACAAAAACATTAAGCCTCGTTAATCTAAATGAAAATCGTTCTTCAAACGTATCTTCATTTAGCACTACCATTCTATACTTATGAAGTAGTTTCTTGGTGAACTTTTTTTTCGTTTTCTTATTTTGAGCCATAGCCGTAATTAAGTATTACAAAGATAAATTAAATAATTTCTCGCTCTACCGCCCCAAAAGACTTATTAGGGGACTTATGAATCATTAGTATTTTATTGTCTTCTTAACGTTTATATTGCTTAATTCTTGTTAAGTTTGTATATCTAAATTAAAAGACATGAATGCATTTATATTGCCTTTAATGATAGGAGCACCACAAATTATACTTATTGTGGTAATTATTTTACTGCTTTTTGGAGGGCGTAAGATCCCTGAATTAATGAGAGGCCTGGGTAGCGGAATTAAGGAATTTAAGGATGCTTCTAAAGACGAAGAGAATGGGACAACCCCAGAAGACGGTAAAAAAGTTCCAGAAGAAAATAAATAATTTTCGAACTTATATAAAAAATTAAAACCCAACTTTTCAGTTGGGTTTTTTATTTAATCAATTTTTATCGATTGTAAAATAGCATCCAGTTCAAATATATTATCCCTTTTTCCTCTTGATGGAGAGAAAACAAATCCCTCCAGAACTATAAACCGATCATTCTTTTCATCTTTCACGGCATAGTTTACAAAAGGTCCTGCCATGAAATCATTTTCAACCTCCCATGTTCCGCGCGTTTCATACGCAAACTTACCATCAATTTTGGTTTCGAATAGATAGGGAGCATAAGCCTTTTCTGTGATCATATAAGAGCCTTCCAGTCTTCCTGGAATTTGCGCTTCACCAATAGAATCTCTCATCTTGATAATATTCGCAATCACGCTGGAGTCATTTTCAATTGTATTAATAGGAACCTCGTAAACGAGAATTTCCATGCTTCCCTTTGGGATCTCCTTTCTTATCCATGAAAAATGATCTTCTTGCTTAGCGTATCTGTATGCCGATGGAAATTTAAGGTTCACCCCGAATTTCTCACTTAATTCATCATCCTTTTTAAGAGATTTTCTAATTCTTCGTTGTTTCTCAGTGAGTTCAGTCTTTTTAAGAATCTTAATAATAGAGTCTGATTCTTTATTTATTACCTCAATAATTTCGCTGGAGCTTTCTCCCTGTACAACAATCCCTGTTTGAGGCCTTGCGAATTCATTTTCCAAAAGATCCATTCCTTTATTACCTCCTTCTTCGATCTTTAAGAAGATACGGCTGTTTCTAACAAAGCCTGAAAAGGTTTCTGGAGGAATCTGACTTAAACTGAATAATGGTTCTTCCTGTGGCAGACCATCAACCGGTGCGGCCAGATTAGTTCTAATCGCTTCTCCAATTTCTCCTTCCCAGAGTTCGTTTTCTATTACTATAGTAAGTTGATTGATATTCCCGGAAGAATCTGTCAGGATTCTATCGTTTTTGTTGGACGATTTCTCATCATTCTTACAGGAAATTAATAGGAAAATACTGGCTAGCAGGATCAGGCTACGTTTCATTTTTTCGGTTTTGATTTAATAGCTTTTAACTTTTGGAAAGTTTCAGTTTCATTCCAGGTTTCAGGCTACTGGTGTTCATATCGTTCCAAGACCTCAAATTTTGTACCGTAACGCCCGGAAACTTCTTCGAAATACTCCAGAGAGAGTCCCCATTCTTCACTGTATAAATTCTTGCATTTGAATTTTCACTGGAATTTGACGACTTAGAACTGGAAGCCACCTCTACTGGTTTACGTGGATATATCGTTAAATACTGCCCTACTCGAAGGTTATTACTTCTCATATTATTCCATCGCTTAATACTACTTATACCAACTCCATATTTTTCAGCGATCTTCCCTAAATAATCTCCACTTCTTACTCTATATCGAATACGATCTTCGGTCTTAACATATTTAGGGAGTTGTTTTTTCTCTTCTACCAATTGATTTTCTGCAAAATCATAGATGGCACTTTCATTAGAAACAAATTTCCCTGTAGCCTGCTTTGGAAGTCTTAAACTATATTTTTCATCTTCAACAAAAGGAATGATATCTAACTTAAAACTTGGATTTAAAAACTGTAGCATTTCTTTTTCGACACCCGTTACTTTAGTAATTTGATCAAAATTTAGTAACTGCTTCACCTGTATGGTATCTGTTTCAAAATAGACTACATCAGGTTTTGAAGGCTGAAAATTATGCTCATTAGCATATTCAAACAAATAAAGTGTAGCTAAAAAGGCCGGTACATAACCCGCTGTTTCACGTGGAAGAAATCTTCTTAAATGCCAGTAATCGGTTGAACCACCGCTTCTTCTAATAGCTTTTGAAACATTTCCAGGACCAGAATTATAAGATGCAAGCGCGAGATCCCAATCTCCAAAAACTTTATAAAGACTCGCCAGATATTGAGCGGCAGCTTCTGTAGACCTTTCAGGATCCATACGTTCATCTACATAAGAACTCACATCTAAATCATGCATTTTACCTGTAGTGAACATAAACTGCCATAATCCGGTAGCTCCCACACGTGATCGTGCCCTGGGATTAAGCGCAGACTCAACGATAGCCAGGTATTTAATCTCTAAAGGAATATCATATTTGTCAAGCTCCTGCTCAAACATTGGGAAATAATAGCTGCTCAGAGCCATTAAGCGTTCCATACCGCGCTTATTCCTTTTTAAATAAGACTTTATAACACTCTCCAGAATGGGGTTATATTCAATATTAAAAGGCGTTCTGGCATTTAATTTGGCAAGACGAGCCTTAAGAGTATCTGTAGGAAGCTCTTTATAAACTACCTCTTCATAATCCTGCTCTTTAATACTCTCCTGCATTTCATCAAACAGATCTGAATTTGTGAGTTCCAGCATCCATAAAGAGTCAATAGTTTGAGCATGGGGAAGATCCTTAAGTTTTACCTTGGAAGAATCCCTTATCACAGCAGAAATTGGCAACTTATCTTTAAATTCGGGATCAGGCTCTGCAAGCTTGATCTCTGTATCGTCGCTTTTTTGAAATATCTGAACCCTGAAATTGGCTTTTTCAACCCGTTCCTTGTTCTTTTTTTCCTGTGCCAGCGTAGAAATTCCCGCCAGGAGCAACAGCATTAAAAATTTTCGTTTCAGCATACATTCATTTTACATTAACAAACGAAAAGTTATCAAACTTCGTACCTCGTTAATTTTTAATAGCATCAATTCCCGGTAAAGATTTTCCTTCCAACATCTCAAGCATAGCCCCACCGCCGGTTGAGACATAACTTACCTTATCTTCAAGACCGAATTTTTTAACAGCGGCAACAGAATCCCCTCCTCCAACAAGAGAAAAAGCACCATTTTTGGTAGCTTCAGCAATAGCCTCTCCTAATTCAATAGTTCCTTTGGCAAAAGTGTCCATTTCAAACACTCCCAGGGGTCCATTCCAAAGAATGATCTTTGATTGAGCTATAACATCAGAGAAATTTCTAATTGTTTCAGGACCAACATCCAGTCCCATCCAACCATCAGGAATATTGTCTACACTTTCTGTTTGTGTACTCGCCTGCTCTGAAAAGCTATCAGCAATTATCGAGTCTACCGGCAGATGAATTTCAACTCCTTTCTCTTTAGCTTTCTTTAGAATTTCAAGAGCCAGCTCCTGCTTATCGTCTTCAACCAAAGAGTTTCCAATATGGCCTCCCTGAGCTTTGATAAAAGTATACGTCATCCCTCCACCAATAATAAGGTGGTCTATTTTATCAAGAATATTTTCAATAACAGTGATCTTTGAAGAAACTTTTGCACCTCCAAGAACAGCAGTTACGGGCTTTTCAGTACTATTTAGAACCTTATCCAGACTTTTTATCTCTTTAGCCAGCAGATATCCAAAACATTTATCTTCAAAAAATTTAGCAACCACCGTGGTTGAGGCATGAGCTCTATGGGCAGTGCCAAAAGCATCATTTACATAAATATCACCTAATTTTGAAAGATTTCTTGCAAAGGTCTCGTCTCCATTTTTTTCCTCTTCATGAAAACGGAGATTTTCGAGCAATAGGATCTCCCCCGGTTCTAATTCTGCCGCCTTGGTTTCTACTTCTTCCCCAACACAATCTTCTACAAATTTCACTTCTACTCCAAGTACTTCTGAAACCTTGCTGGTAATATGCTGAAGTGAATATTTACTTTCTTTCCCCTTAGGCCTTCCAAGGTGAGACATCAAAACAACACTCCCACCATCTTCTAAAATCTTAATAATTGTTGGTTTTGCCGCTTCAATACGATTAGCATCGGTTACCTCCATATCCTCATTTAAAGGAACATTAAAGTCCACTCTAATGAGCGCCTTTTTATTATTAAAATTGTAGTCTTCGATAGTTTTCATAGTATTGCTTTATTACAAATATAATTTTTTCCGAAGATAATAAAGCTTATATAATTTTATATTTGCCTATGCTTTTTAACGATATAATTGGCCTCCCACACATAAAAAATCATCTGACGACGACGGCCGACAGAAATAGAATTCCGCATGCGCAACTTTTTACCGGAAAGTCTGGAAGTGGTGCTCTGCCTATGGCTATCGCCTATGCTCAATATATTCTATGTAAAAATACCGGTGGTGAGAATGATTCTAACACGGCTGCGGGCTGCAACCTTAAGTTTAACAATCATTCTCATCCAGATCTCCATTTTGCTTTCCCTGTTGCTACCAATGATAAAATAAAGAGTCAGCCCATTTCTTCTCATTTTCTTGATGAATGGAGAAACTTTCTAAAAACTAATCCCTACGGAAGTCTTTACGACTGGTATCAGAGTTTAGGGATTGAAAAAAAACAGGGGAAAATTGGAGTTCACGAAGCCCAGAATATTGTAAAGTCACTTTCATTAAAAGCTTATGAAGGCGGATTTAAGGTGATGATCATTTGGATGGCAGAAAAAATGAATATGGAAGCTGCCAATAAATTATTGAAATTAATTGAGGAGCCACCAAATAAAACCGTTTTCCTACTAATATCAGAAGATGAAGAACAAATAATCCAAACCATACGTTCCAGATGTCAAAGTTTATATTTTCCACCTTTAAGTGAGGCAGATATTGCAAATACATTGGCAGAAAAGGAAAATTGTAGTCCTGCAATAGCTAAAAAGATCGCCCATCAGGCAAATGGAGATTATACAAAAGCGATCCATATTTTAAGGAAGAATTCTGGCGATGAACAGTTTGAAGCCTGGTTTATAAGTTGGGTACGAAGTGCCTTTAAAGCAAAAGGAAATAAATCTACGGTGCTGGAACTTGTTTCGTGGAGTGAGGAAATTGCGGCATTGGGCCGTGAAACACAAAAAAGCTTTTTACTCTATTGTATAGATTTTTTCCGTCAATCATTATTGCTTAACTATAAAGCAAAAAGCCTGGTCTATTTAGAACCTTCAGCTGAAAAATTTAAACTTGAAAACTTTGCTCCATATGTACATGGAAATAATATTACTGAAATTACTTCGGCATTAGAAACGGCAATTTATCATATTGAAAGAAACGGTAACGCTAAAATAATTCTAACCGATCTCTCTATTAAACTAACCAGATTTTTACACAAAAAAGCAGCTTAAACATGGATAACCTAACAACTAATATTACTGAAATTTTAATCCTTTTATTTATTCTAATCACTTTTATGCAGTCTGGAATAGACAAAGCGGCAGACTGGAAAGGGAATACAGGATGGCTAAAAGAACATTTTTCGGGAACTATATTATCGGGAATGGTGCCTTTGATGGTAGGCATTATAATGATTATTGAAATTATAACCGGCCTACTGGCTATTGCGGCCATTATACATCTATTAGCTTATGATGATTCATTATTTGCATTATATACCTGTATTCTTGCCTGCGTAACATTGTTAATGCTACTTTTTGGACAGCGTATCGCCAAAGATTATGCAGGAGCCTTTACATTAACAGGTTATTTTATAGTTTCAATCCTGGGAGTTTATATCCTGAGTTAAACTAAAATTAAAGACAATAAAAAAAGCTTCAGAAAAATCTGAAGCTTTTTTTATTTAATAAGCTTTGAAAGAATTACTCCTCCTCAGCTACTTCTTCTTCGGTTGATTCAGCTTCTTCTCCACCGTAACCTTCATTTAATTCAGTTAAAATATCCTGAGTGATATCTAAACCTTCTTCAGCATACATGATGTTTGCGCTTTCGTTAGATCCAAAGATATATGTATAGTTATTTTCTTCACCATAATCCTTTACATAATCT contains these protein-coding regions:
- a CDS encoding DUF4837 family protein codes for the protein MKRSLILLASIFLLISCKNDEKSSNKNDRILTDSSGNINQLTIVIENELWEGEIGEAIRTNLAAPVDGLPQEEPLFSLSQIPPETFSGFVRNSRIFLKIEEGGNKGMDLLENEFARPQTGIVVQGESSSEIIEVINKESDSIIKILKKTELTEKQRRIRKSLKKDDELSEKFGVNLKFPSAYRYAKQEDHFSWIRKEIPKGSMEILVYEVPINTIENDSSVIANIIKMRDSIGEAQIPGRLEGSYMITEKAYAPYLFETKIDGKFAYETRGTWEVENDFMAGPFVNYAVKDEKNDRFIVLEGFVFSPSRGKRDNIFELDAILQSIKID
- a CDS encoding twin-arginine translocase TatA/TatE family subunit → MNAFILPLMIGAPQIILIVVIILLLFGGRKIPELMRGLGSGIKEFKDASKDEENGTTPEDGKKVPEENK
- a CDS encoding lytic transglycosylase domain-containing protein — protein: MLKRKFLMLLLLAGISTLAQEKKNKERVEKANFRVQIFQKSDDTEIKLAEPDPEFKDKLPISAVIRDSSKVKLKDLPHAQTIDSLWMLELTNSDLFDEMQESIKEQDYEEVVYKELPTDTLKARLAKLNARTPFNIEYNPILESVIKSYLKRNKRGMERLMALSSYYFPMFEQELDKYDIPLEIKYLAIVESALNPRARSRVGATGLWQFMFTTGKMHDLDVSSYVDERMDPERSTEAAAQYLASLYKVFGDWDLALASYNSGPGNVSKAIRRSGGSTDYWHLRRFLPRETAGYVPAFLATLYLFEYANEHNFQPSKPDVVYFETDTIQVKQLLNFDQITKVTGVEKEMLQFLNPSFKLDIIPFVEDEKYSLRLPKQATGKFVSNESAIYDFAENQLVEEKKQLPKYVKTEDRIRYRVRSGDYLGKIAEKYGVGISSIKRWNNMRSNNLRVGQYLTIYPRKPVEVASSSKSSNSSENSNARIYTVKNGDSLWSISKKFPGVTVQNLRSWNDMNTSSLKPGMKLKLSKS
- a CDS encoding ATP-binding protein, which encodes MLFNDIIGLPHIKNHLTTTADRNRIPHAQLFTGKSGSGALPMAIAYAQYILCKNTGGENDSNTAAGCNLKFNNHSHPDLHFAFPVATNDKIKSQPISSHFLDEWRNFLKTNPYGSLYDWYQSLGIEKKQGKIGVHEAQNIVKSLSLKAYEGGFKVMIIWMAEKMNMEAANKLLKLIEEPPNKTVFLLISEDEEQIIQTIRSRCQSLYFPPLSEADIANTLAEKENCSPAIAKKIAHQANGDYTKAIHILRKNSGDEQFEAWFISWVRSAFKAKGNKSTVLELVSWSEEIAALGRETQKSFLLYCIDFFRQSLLLNYKAKSLVYLEPSAEKFKLENFAPYVHGNNITEITSALETAIYHIERNGNAKIILTDLSIKLTRFLHKKAA
- a CDS encoding phosphoglycerate kinase translates to MKTIEDYNFNNKKALIRVDFNVPLNEDMEVTDANRIEAAKPTIIKILEDGGSVVLMSHLGRPKGKESKYSLQHITSKVSEVLGVEVKFVEDCVGEEVETKAAELEPGEILLLENLRFHEEEKNGDETFARNLSKLGDIYVNDAFGTAHRAHASTTVVAKFFEDKCFGYLLAKEIKSLDKVLNSTEKPVTAVLGGAKVSSKITVIENILDKIDHLIIGGGMTYTFIKAQGGHIGNSLVEDDKQELALEILKKAKEKGVEIHLPVDSIIADSFSEQASTQTESVDNIPDGWMGLDVGPETIRNFSDVIAQSKIILWNGPLGVFEMDTFAKGTIELGEAIAEATKNGAFSLVGGGDSVAAVKKFGLEDKVSYVSTGGGAMLEMLEGKSLPGIDAIKN